From Argopecten irradians isolate NY chromosome 3, Ai_NY, whole genome shotgun sequence:
TGGCAGCAATAAACAATTAGGGGCTTATTGGTCTTGTGCTGAGGAAATCAGTGAGCTCAATGACGCGGTCATTAGTGTAATCTCTCTTGATGACGGTCGATATGTTTATCCAGAGGAAAACATTGGCCTTAAGACATCAATAGATATTGAGCTAAGGAATGGAACATACTTCGAAGACAGAAAACAATACAGATTAAACCTGACCATATATAATACAGCTGGTCTTTCATCCTCCTATTTCTGTGATGTAACAACCCTTCTGTCTCCGCCGGCTATAGATCATCTCCATGTGACATCGTTCTTCACTGTTGTAACGGACAACACGAGCTCCGTAGAATTCATAGCACATAATGACAGATTAGGAATATCCTGGAGCGATGAGGGTGGTGACGTGGAATCATATGGTAAATAATTTtctttgagtttttttttataataaaattgaaTCATTGCATGGTcatatcatgaaaataaaacaatgaagtataaactaaactattttttaataaaatatttaactgtatcaatgggttttttttatttttcattattgttcCAGAGTTGAAAGTTGGTACAGAACCAGGAAAAGATGATATTATGCCCCTGTCCATCATCGGTGTTAATAAATCCTCCAGTTTTTACATCATTAACAATCAAGTCTGGATAGATGGCGACTTAGCTCCATGGAATCTCTCTGACCTCGCTGACCCCTCGACAGTAAACCAGAACAGTAGTGACGATGTACCCATGTTTCTGATGGAACCAGGACGATGCATGTATATAGCCCTACTGGCTCGTGGGCCGTCACACCTAACCAGCACCACATACATAGGACCGCTGTGTGTTGAAAGTAAGACAAACATCTTTTATATTACGACCAAATGCaatatttacttaaaaaattTACTTCAAGGTTGCAATGaacaataatttgaaaaaaatgcaaaaatgttAATATGGTTTGTAGCAATGTCTACAGCATTGTGGACTGGCAATGACCATGTTTTCCTGTGTCTTTATTACAATGGTATCGCTTAGCACAGATCTGTTTATTCGTTGAAGCGTGATAAGATCTTCAACATATATCAACTTATGACCATCGTCAGTTAAATTGATACTTACTTAAACCCCAATATTTGTCATCTATTAGGAAATAACGACACAAGGATGAAATCCTCAACCCCATCACAAATGGTAGTGCATGCTGTCCATAACACAATGACATCAGTATCACCCGATAACAATGGGGTATTATCAACTCTGATAATCAACGCAACAGGTATATACGCTTATTATTGAATTATCATAACCAATGTAAACGATGACCTTTGTGAATACATATGTTTTATGATTCATTTGAGATTTATTACTTTATTGTTCCGGTTGTAATGACAAGGACAATGTTTTGGTATATGATACTACATAATGTAATTTCAATTCTTCAGTTTAAACTAAACGGCAATGCTTGCACATTAGAAATATAGTGTATCGTTTATTTAGTAattcacattatattgacattgACATTCACATTGACAGGGGTTGTCCCCTGTCCCCTAAATCTCGGAGTTACCTCTTGTTTCCCTTCTGTTTTTCTTAAATGTTCTATATGCTTAACTCTAACATATCCTATTTTCCATGCCCCTTGTGCATCTCATTAAAAGTCAGGTGCATTCAAGAATACACCTCCATCAATAATTCATCTAAATCATTGTCAACTCCCATATGATCTGTTCCGCCTATCGAGACCTTCCTATCGTAATGTGATCATTCTGTCAGCTAATTAAATGGTATCAACCTCAGCTGTAAGCTGTTTCTGTGCTTATTGTTAACCTAACATGACATTTGATCTTGTCACCATCCTCCGTATAGTATGGTTGTTGTTAATTTAAAGTGAAATTATCATGTTTACTTATATTATCAGACTATTTCTACACATTAAAAGTAGCgattatacactatataattgTCATAAATAATAACAGCTTTTATCACTAAATCCGCCTGATCTTCAGCAAAACGTAGGTTGTTATAgctttgtacatgtaataatttaagTGTATGCCAAAACacgaaagaaaaataaaacaaaaaccgttcttagatttgttttataaaatattatttaagatCCTTTATAGATaagaaattcaatacaatttatttttttatctagggTTCTACGGAGAGGCCATTGTTGGAAGCTTATCTGAATCTGACTTGACGGAAAACTACGGGTCTGCAGCATCCTCGGCGTTTGTTTCTTTCATCACAGACCCCAACACCACACAAGCAATGACATCGCGGATACTAACTAACAGGTTCGTCAAAAGTGCTTTTTAGACATCATATTTGATCTTAAGCGCTGCAACTGTTACGGGGTTTTGAGACATCAAaacgatgtgggtaaagtacgaTCTAATGTCGTTTAGTCTCCTCTTTTGGTAATGGTGACGGTATGCAAACCACATAGGGATTGCATGTACTTTATCCCTCTTCATATGTTCCTAACGCGCTCCACGAGAtctgtagatagcttctgctattcatagtcgctatgaaaattagtaaaatacattcgatccatatatttacattaatgaaaataaaaattattgaaattttattgtaatatatttaaaattatgacacccatatacctCGAGAAACgtgattaatggaacagctggatgacaaagtcgttccacaacgtcgcgttttcaagcttccgccttccggtcgaccttTTTTTGccaatgacaaacgataaacaagaaatgaaGTATAAATAAGATTTCATTGACTTATAACAGTAAACCTTAATttattctatatcaagaaacaacccattaaataatatacattaaaatattgtggttgactattttttattgatattaaactGGCGTGATGTTTGATATCAGCTGATCGATCCACGAGAATcattgtattcatagtgtattcgtagtgttttcataggcaaatgtttgtctGTTGGTtgatttatattgttatattgtgacgaaacactcagaatgtaaataaatgaatatatatgatGACGTAATCACCGGAAAGTGTGACTCAATGACGATAAATCGTATTGTACATACGTCGTTTTGGTATCTCGAAATCGATCAATTGATACTTGATGATAATGATGGACATGGCATATATTATTCACTTACCATAAACGACACGGGAATACATATTTAAACGTTTTAGTATACCTTCTTAAATATAGTCTTTATGATGATTACACCTTATATATGTGGATAAACAGTTTACatgattttattattaaaattagGCCGGAATAGCCGAAATTAGAATATAGTAGCATCATAAACCTAATACAGTCATTTATTACAGAATGCTGTTGTTCCTCGGCCAGACATTTTTTATATCCCCGACGCCGTCCTATGAGTTTTACCTCATGGAGGTTAGATTCGCCTTTAATTCCACTATAAAGCCTGGTACCGTCCCAGTATTGACAGTCTGGATAACAAACGAAGATGGTAAAGTACAAGCATTTTGGCAACTACTGTTTTACGTCATGACGAGTAATAACTAAATCACCTTACATACACGTATATGCTATCCATAATATTATGGTAACTGAGGCATTTGAATATTGCACTTTAAATCAGTAAGGGAATTTACCTTTCCGAAAAGATTTAAAATTCAGAATGAGAAACTAACACTAGATGAATAGTTTTGTAGAGGTGCAAACCGtaaatactacatttatcatcaatttatgaacaatttaattaaaataaatcaaatgttactTTTCCTAATGAGGGTTGACTTATGTTTGCCGCCATTGCCCTAATTGCCGTGTGTGAAGTAGCTATCATAGTGCCAGACGACAAAGCAGTGAAATGAGTTTTCACTGTTCACATAGATTACATAGGAAACTTTGCATTGGTTAAAGCTCAAATCTTGAAATCCCCTtatgggcacaagatttcatagagaggttaatgtttcggagcctgttGATCGGGTATTAATGGcccatcagtttcaaatgtttaatgtgtgggtagggcaatatatatgatgttaaatatgtaaagaCATTTTGGAATTATTTTTAAGTCTGTTTCGGACAGGGTTGATAATCAAAATATGGATTTTGTTCGAATTTTGGTCAAATGTAGTGTGGAATTCAACGAAAGATGGAaccccccacataaaagtttagcagaATGGTACTTCGTTACCAATTTTTATTCACAGTTGTGTGAGATGACCTTCATCAAAATTATCCATGAATGACCGAacttgaaaacttcatttaatctggacagtggcaaacgttaacattatCGCCAatggaaaatcatttggttctgcgatCTCTATATGGTGTAACCTCatttaggccatcgatataaaTTTTCTTACGTTATTATTGTTTTAGGAAACTTTTTtagttttgtcttttttttttctaaaaaacaaTTACTTTATTCCCCAGATAAACGTAGATGACTGCCAGGGTTGGGACCCTGGATTCAGCATCCGTACATAATTGTCCTCTTGCAAGAGGGCTTTCATTCAACATTCATTTCCCTATATTCTCTCTAACCTTCCAATCATTCACTTactctttctctttctttataTTATTCATTGATACATTCATTTTGTGAATCTTTCATACTCATTTATTACTTTTCTTTCATTCTTAATTCATCCTCGCATTCTGTAGCTAATTCctaaatttatctaaaatattctgaacataatttattgatataattttctttttctttgattttataaacatttctaaattatttaGAAATAGGTATTGGACTTTCCTAAATATATGATCAACAgcaatttctattttgttatacTTAATTTCATTTCTACATTTCCAAATGGACAATTTGAAGGACAATAATGCGGTATTGAGAAGAACTGACAGATTATCTTTAGTTTGAAATCCAAAAATCACAACATCTGATGTCAGCATATCTTCATTAAATCCCGGAATggatttaaatatatgtacagaacaaatgttcagaatatttctgacaataccacattcaaaaaataaatgtacaatatctTCAGTTTGCGTTTTGCAAAAATGACACTTGCCATTCGAATTAccaaatttacttatttttgattctgtatatataatgttgtgtATACACTTCCTTTGAAATTCTTTTACTTGATTTGTTGTAAcggtattttgtatatttttccaTATTAATTCCCAATTGAACAGTTTTTGAAATTCGATTTCCCATTTTAATTTGCAGATAGGATCTGCATCAGGATTTCTTCTACTCGTTATCATTTTTGGTTTCAGACTTTTGTATCCTATCGGTTTGTTATCTTTCCCTATAATATTAAGATTGGCGTCTATATTAGGATAAACAAAATCTGTCGCCCCAGCATCAATTCCTTTTAGAACATTCAACCGTTTTGACGGAAAAGCGATCTTAAACTTTGTTAGTTCAGTGATACAATTTCTTTTGTcagtttacatgttatatatttcgTACTCCTCTTTAAAAAAATTTCTGCGTTCATCCCATAAATCttgtattgtaaaaatattgcTTTTGAGAACAGAAGGAAAATATATGGCTGTTTTATTATATTGGATGAAATAATTTCCAAAAATTGGCTGTTctagtattttgtttttgttgagaGTTGAGTGGctagatttttggaaatttgCACATGCTTCAAGAAGATTTCTGTAGAAAAGTGGAATTTTTTGATGTGTCAATAGTGCGTATGTCTGATAATTTACATAGAAAATAGGTTACTCTAAATTTTTCATCCATATAGCTTAACCAGTATTTACCTATTGCATTCCATGTCTCAATATCACTTTgcataattttatacattgtttttatttgccTTCTGAAAATGAATTCTCTGATATTAACAATTTCCATTCCCCCGTCTTTGAACCTTTTTGATGACATATTCCTGTTGACTAAATCCCTTTTTCCATTCCAGACAAATTCCCATATCAATGAATCGATTTCTTTTATATAACGTTCTGAGATACCACGTGCTTCAATTTCATAACCTATAAGTGATATTACTAAAGACTTAATAACCAAACTCTTACCATATAGTGTTAAATTTCTACTTTTCCAAACCTGCAAGcatgatttaattttttgaattttttctttCCATATGGAATTGTCATCGATGACGTATCCATGATGGACTCCTAATGTTTTCACACAAGTTTTCGACCaggatatatttgtatatattggaTCTTTATGCTTCCATCTgcctaaatatatacctgtTGTTTTATCTAAGTTAATATTTGAACCAGAAGCTGATTtgaatatatctaaaatattgaatatttctaCGATCGAATGTTCGTCCCTTACGAAGAATTGTGTGTCGTCTGCAAACATGTTAATAGTAGTTTCTTTTTCATTCGGAAGTTCAATACCTTTTATATTTTCGTTTCGCCTTATAGAGCAAGTTAATGGCTCAGCTTGTAGGATGTATAAAATCGGAGCGATTGGACAACCTTGCCTTGCTGATCTCGATATCGGGAAATATTTACTTACATACCCCATTTGTTTTAATGCATGTTTTTGAATCTTTTAAAAGCATTGTTATCCAGTTTAGATATTTTGCACCAAAATTAAAATGTTCTAAGCATCTGTTAACCCATGACCATTCTACTCTATCGAAAGCTTTAGATTGATctaggaaaattatcgctcccTCTGATTGTTCTTAATCCGTATATTCAAAAACGTCTTGAATAAGTCTATTAGCATCTGAAATATTTCGACCAGGAACGAAACCTTTTTGATCCGAATGGATGATATGTTTTAGATACGGTTTTATTCTATTAGCCAGAAcctttgcaataattttataatcaaCGTTAAGTAAAGTTAGCGGTCTCCAACTTAATAATAATAAGTTCTCTTTCtccttttttatataataaagtaaGCATACCTTTAGACTGAGATTCAGATAATGTATTTGAAGCAAATATTTCTGTTAAAACTTCGAAGAATTCCCCTTTTATAAGGTACCAGTATTGTTGATAGAATTCGGATATAATACCGTCTTCGCCTGGAGATTTGTTCTTTTTCATTTGACAAATGCtgttatgtatttcattttcgGTTATATCTCTTTCTAATTCGCCCCTCTGTTCATCAGTTATTTTAGCATTGACATTTTCTAGAAGAGAGTTTGCTGCATCTCTATCCCAACCCTCAgaagaaaataactttttataaaattttgtttgctcATCTAAAATAGCAGATATTCCTTCTTTATAATTACCGTCGTCTGTTTTAATTCTGTGCCACAACTTTTCTTTTGCCTTAGTTTTCtccaaattaaataaatacttAGAAGACGTTTCATTATCTTCATAATTTTCCATTCTAGACCTTATCTTATAACCATTAATCTTGTGTTTATAATGAGTCTTAATCTCTCTAGTTAGTAAATcgatttgattattttgatattctcCTATTTTAATCATTTCTTCAAACTCCTGTTCTTTTTTCCTTATTACCTCTTCTCTCTTATTTATTATCTTCGAAACGTGTATGGTTAgttcttttattttaatttttgtcattTCCCACCATTCTGTAAGTTTCCCATAGTGCACCTTTTGTGTTTTCCAGTATGACCAAAAGGTTTcgaaaaaatctttaaaaaattctgATTCTATAACTGATGCATTCATTTTCCATACGCCAGGACCAATTTTTACCTTGTCTATTTTCAATTCCGCAGTCACCATATTGTGATCACTGTATATGCTCGGAATTATTTTTGCATTAACCATATCATTAAACAATTCATTACCTACCAAAATATAATCTATTCTAGATCTTGATTTCCCccttttaaatgtaaattctCTACTTTCGGGATTTCGTTCACGCCataaatctttcagttcatatCTTTCAATAAGCTtggaaatgtttttaattttgaccCCAAACTAAGATAAttaaattgtaaaacaaaatgtaaaattaaacgAGAGAGGGCCATAAATCCAAACAAGGATTCATGTATTCAAAAAGATATTGGgatatacattaattataatgCTTTATATTAATGTGACTTTTGAATTACTCTTTCAGGGACTGGCCATTGGGATGTGGTAGATCAGACTTGTACTTCTGAATCCTACATATTATCAAGTGAAGGTTATATCATATTCAAGGTATGGGATAATGTAGATTAGGTTCCTAAAGTACAGTCCGAGATATTATCTATAAGTTGTAGTTTACACAAAGAATTGTTTGTATCGGAATGTTTTAAACGATAGtcatcaattatttttcatgagTTGCAAATTTTAAACCAATATTATTGGCGATTAATGGtttgtcaaatatatttaagCTTTAGAACGACGTTTCTCGAGCTTTGttttggttattaaaaagatgGTGTAAAACACTATTAAATCTACGAAACATAAACTTTGATTGAATCTAAAACTCTAAATTGTAAAACTTTAAATGAAATCTTGATGTTTGATTACGCGAGAATGCCTTGGACCAAAGCTCAATAACCTATATGATTAAAAGAAATGACTATGATGGTCAAAGTTTTATCAGCACCAAGATAATGTTAAATTTCATAAGCACATTTCTGACACCCGACCAAATACATAGAAAACAAATACTTACGTACACCTTTGAGTAGTCAAagttttcttgtattaaacttttttcttatatagatttttggaaatatgatttcatagaaaaattgaaagaaaaagcGTATGTCCATGTACTCGTTTTTGAGCCATTGTCACtcaaacaattgacaaaatattgggtttttatgggaattttgccatTTTGACTATACACACGAGATATCGCTTTTAAAATTTCCCGCAAAAGCGTTCTGCATGCATGATACTTTACGTACAATTCCTTCGGTCAACGAAAACGTcacctcaaagatctaaccaacAGAAATGAATATACCAGATCTAACCAACAGAAATGAATATACCATATGAAATTCAATAATTCAATAAGACTAATTTTTCCCATTCTCAGCATAATAATATATGCTACCACTACCACTTAATTTTGAGCACCAGTTCACTTTTTTAGgcatttttgccaaatctaaaTGTTTGACATGCAAGTACTACTTTACACCAGGTCCATTTATGATGGTATAGTATGTCGAATTCCTTTGATATGTTCTAGGTGTGTGGAAACCTCCTGTCTGAAACCAACCAACGTAAGAAACGAAGCACGAGTAACACAGTCAACACTCCCTTCCAATTCGGAGCGTTTGTGATCAATGAAACATATTTCAATACCGCCCCTGTTCTGGAGACTTCTGTACTTAGGATAGACGAGGACACAGTATTAAATACTGTACAACTGCTCTGGTCTGATGCCGAATCTGACAGCGTGATGTTTGAACTTTCCCCACAACATCAAAACGACTCTGTCAACATAACAACAGACGGAAAGCTAAGTTTCGCCCCATCGCTACACTACGCTGATGTGTTTCGGGTGAGTGTGATACTGAGGGAGAATACGTCTCTCACACAGAGACTGGAAACGACTGGCCTTTTAGACATTGAGAGGTGGCCAATGTAAATGACCCgccgattttgttatttgtacaCCAGGATGGATCTGTTAGCGACTCACGTCAAACTCACAACAGTACAGTTTTGTTTGAGAGTAACCTGACCCACTACGACCTCGGAATCTTGGCTATCTTCGACTTTGATGCCAATGACTCATTTATGATTTTCGAAACAACAAAATGCGACGGTCAGCCAACTAACGAAACGGCTGTGATCTTTCAGGAATCACCCGGGAGTCTTGTAGAAATTGAAATGCTTGATGCGGAATACATAAAGACGTCACTTCATTCCAGAGTCACTGTTACAACTCACACCAACCTAACAGGAAAATTGCTTGTTCATTTCCGAGTTCGCGATCGTAAAGGTGCCTTTTCACATGAACACGTTTCTGTCGCATACTTCTTGATTAGTCCGTGCGTGTATGGGACATGTGAACCTAAACATATAGACGGACCTCCATTGAACAGTACCATTAGATCAGAGACATTCGAACCATACCGCTGTGTTTGTGACAGGGGATATGAAGGTGAGTGGTGTCAGGAGGAGATCAACGAGTGTGAAACCATCGGCTGCTCCTGGATGTACCATTGTACTGACAAAATAGGAGCCATGGAATGTACAATTAACTATGGAAAGGTGCTCCCTATCGCAATCCTGTGCTCCATGGCCTTCATATCTCTGGCGGTCGGTTCCTGGAGTTTTGGGAGAAAGAAATGTCTCAAAGGAATTTGCAAAACAAAAGTTGGTGTTGACACCTTCGGAtcacaaacaaagtaagtagcAGATTATCATATTTAGCAAAGATGTATCGGGGAATTTTTGCCACCATCAAAAGAGGATCCGACTCGGTGTTTcgctttatatttatatatcatccattctatttttagatgaccaaaacatatttttctgtaaattCGGTAATACTTGAAAAGACTTAAAAGATCAACATTATCACGCAAGACATTTGGTGCAATGCAActtccttacattgtatctacgACATGGAAATTCACGTATTGTCCACGGCCCCCTCTAAAGTTGTATGAAAGCAGACGAGACGATCATCGAACTTTATTTGCAGTCGGTTTTTTTCGTTTTCATACATTTAGTTCTTATCACAACCAGCTGAGTTCGATTTATACTGTTTTTATCACATTACAACTTTCATTACTTTCGGATATCTACTACTAACAACCCTGTTTTTACATATAATGGCAAACATAACACAATACGTCGTGTTATTCCACTCTCGGGCAATTTTATAAAAGTGCtagttgtataaatatattgatattcctcAAGTGGAATAACGATCTTTTGACTGACCgatattttaaactttgactAGAACTAAAGTTTGTTTTCAGTGTCATGTTACAGATTGTTAACGTCATGTAATAATCGAATTTACTGTAATCAtcctgtctgtatgtctgtctgtctgtcgtCCTCAAATCTTGTCCGGACAACTCCTCATAAACTATTGGGCCAATTTCGATGACATTGGAGCATTGGTTTCTATGGAAACCAAGCCATTTTACACAAGTTTAGTAAGATTGCCAATATCTCATTTGTCTTCGGATCGTTGTTGAAATGTGGTCAACTGAATATACTTAATATAAAGGGGAAATATTGGCTAGTTTTGTGtatactattattatatatttaccttcGTTTCTTCCCGTTTTGAGTATTCAGCTACCTCATCAATCAATACTATGAACAGATCAGTCTAGATCACATCATTATTATCAAAAGCTTTTGTGAAATactaatatattacatattatatttatgttgAAATCGTTGAAAAGGAAATGAAGTATCGCAAAATATGTCGTATTTCCCCCAGTTGTAATGACCTCGACAGTCTGTTACCAGGTCTCAGACTGACccttcacaagaaaatacaataattaGCGATCGCGTTCTTGTAGGTCTAGTCAGTGTCGATTGGGATCGGTCACAGCCAAATTGATGACGTACTATACTTAAAGGACGCGTTTGTCTTTATACAAGAAAATAGTTTTTAGATATGGTATTTAGTTATGATTGTTGTACAATTGTCATtacatgtatctgatatatGGCACTGTCTTTCAGTTTGGCTTTTGATCACTTTGAGGGAGCGGCAACAATTCAAACATTAGAAAACAAAAAGGTAGAACgattattttcacttttgttgTTATCTGCCTGTTTTGGCGACTTTTTCTGGAAAGTACTGAacaaatatttccatataattAGGTTTTCCATTTGCCTAAGATGTCTATATATGTATCTCATGTAATCGATCTTGATAACAACAAATCTGACAGCCGGCCATTTGATAATATCGTTTCCATGATTTAGTTCTTTTTATCTTTCAGCCT
This genomic window contains:
- the LOC138319310 gene encoding uncharacterized protein, coding for MLHICSGNSEAEQKEHLRGITVSTETMVTFRAMNFISDQNYVLCVEAVNNAGLLNSASEIYFRVDVTAPLEGSVKIANDWLQETSYQSSKTSIDIMIAIARSLESHTCPSKIELLPNDENSVEWYDEGDCDDECVFITRTIFRLSIGYNLALSSIDTGVISSDDVRLRKGEYTAVMSVARGENTITSFFIGTSQRAVSVQLEPPEPDDFSSVTFDYDSQVSNTSEATPSSQNETVKDVETAEMVGNPEDVDVSGCGVSILGERQANSRVWDGLFWCVDEYGRNNEWFQLENDPTNQMNLISIRLLSSESGTWYLDLLINGTQKAVLSGITLPQTAKLFFHTSTNNGFIYPLIWHDPFIALVTITEVSIPTEVDSLCQHGRGFFDGESNIESIQVGISDGLDQVDNISPFQNVQTFCRECTSQCFIGCDQNCSFSSNFELLTFRISNLNLQEAVIEKNEETVSVTNDTIYYAVAKITNFAKNDIFSYSNGIFIDSTPPVCEELKCVDPTYSSTEETSFIGSNKQLGAYWSCAEEISELNDAVISVISLDDGRYVYPEENIGLKTSIDIELRNGTYFEDRKQYRLNLTIYNTAGLSSSYFCDVTTLLSPPAIDHLHVTSFFTVVTDNTSSVEFIAHNDRLGISWSDEGGDVESYELKVGTEPGKDDIMPLSIIGVNKSSSFYIINNQVWIDGDLAPWNLSDLADPSTVNQNSSDDVPMFLMEPGRCMYIALLARGPSHLTSTTYIGPLCVERNNDTRMKSSTPSQMVVHAVHNTMTSVSPDNNGVLSTLIINATGFYGEAIVGSLSESDLTENYGSAASSAFVSFITDPNTTQAMTSRILTNRMLLFLGQTFFISPTPSYEFYLMEVRFAFNSTIKPGTVPVLTVWITNEDGTGHWDVVDQTCTSESYILSSEGYIIFKVCGNLLSETNQRKKRSTSNTVNTPFQFGAFVINETYFNTAPVLETSVLRIDEDTVLNTVQLLWSDAESDSVMFELSPQHQNDSVNITTDGKLSFAPSLHYADVFRVSVILRENTSLTQRLETTGLLDIERWPM